Proteins from a genomic interval of Gammaproteobacteria bacterium:
- a CDS encoding Mu transposase C-terminal domain-containing protein, with translation MSQQFTTVLRELGVEHLLCMPFASEQKGTIERALKTMSHGILDLLPGFIGHNVAERKVIEARKSFAQRVMTPGETIEVSLTAAELQKRLDEWSEHLYARASHEGEGMDGQSPWAKAQALKQPVHRIEDERALDMLLCELGGTRTVTKKGLRFERAQYIDPLLCLHAGHTVTIRRDAGDMGRLYVYAAEDSEEFAAGEFICVAKNPELTGISRQQVAGAARHLQRELNRAHGEEHRQLRARIKQDPVQAIIEHAIAQSRNVTRLPPRSTPYSTQALEQTGRAARAGKMPAPKPWTAAEKAYHEKINAEIEAAASVVEVHDPDGSLRHYRWVRIGRRIEAGEAVKDDDRTGWERYRVSDDYRFMERICADFGMTIDQVVGSRAQALPE, from the coding sequence GTGAGCCAGCAGTTCACTACCGTGCTGCGCGAGCTGGGCGTGGAGCACCTGTTGTGCATGCCGTTCGCCTCCGAGCAGAAAGGCACCATCGAGCGCGCGCTCAAGACCATGAGCCACGGGATACTCGACCTGCTGCCCGGCTTCATCGGCCACAACGTGGCCGAACGCAAAGTCATCGAGGCGCGCAAGAGCTTCGCGCAGCGCGTGATGACGCCGGGCGAGACCATCGAGGTGAGCCTCACCGCCGCCGAGCTGCAAAAGCGGCTGGATGAGTGGAGCGAACACCTCTACGCGCGCGCCTCGCACGAAGGCGAAGGCATGGACGGTCAGTCCCCGTGGGCGAAGGCGCAAGCCTTGAAACAGCCGGTCCACCGCATCGAAGACGAGCGCGCGCTGGACATGCTGCTGTGTGAGCTCGGCGGCACCCGCACCGTCACCAAGAAGGGCCTGCGCTTCGAGCGGGCGCAGTACATCGACCCGCTGCTGTGCCTGCACGCCGGGCATACCGTGACCATCCGGCGCGACGCGGGGGATATGGGACGGCTGTACGTATACGCCGCCGAGGACAGCGAAGAGTTCGCCGCCGGCGAGTTCATCTGCGTGGCCAAAAACCCGGAGCTCACCGGCATCTCCCGCCAGCAGGTCGCCGGCGCCGCGCGCCATCTGCAGCGCGAGCTCAACCGCGCGCACGGCGAGGAGCACCGCCAGCTGCGGGCCCGCATCAAACAGGACCCGGTGCAGGCGATTATCGAGCACGCCATCGCGCAGTCGCGGAACGTCACCCGCCTGCCGCCCAGGTCCACGCCGTACAGCACACAAGCGCTGGAGCAGACAGGGCGCGCCGCGCGGGCCGGCAAGATGCCCGCGCCCAAGCCGTGGACGGCGGCAGAAAAGGCTTACCACGAAAAAATCAATGCCGAGATCGAGGCGGCGGCGAGCGTGGTCGAGGTGCACGACCCGGACGGCAGCTTGCGCCACTACCGCTGGGTGCGCATCGGCCGCCGGATCGAGGCCGGCGAAGCGGTCAAGGACGACGATCGCACGGGCTGGGAGCGCTACCGCGTGAGCGACGATTACCGCTTCATGGAGAGGATCTGCGCCGATTTTGGCATGACCATAGACCAGGTGGTCGGATCGCGGGCGCAGGCGCTGCCGGAATAG